In the genome of Sulfurimonas autotrophica DSM 16294, the window GTATTCTTGAGGGTGCATCCATTATGGCTGAGCGTTTTTTTACAAAAAAAGAGAATCATATACTAAAAAAAGCAGTTTTTTTAACAAAACATAAAAAAGAGACACCGATGAATGTAGTTTTTTCTTATGCAAACTGTTTGGAAGATTTTACTAAATGGTATGTGCAGTTGTGGGGTGAATCTTTAGGAAAAATAGACAAGCAGGGAAATCATACGGGACTTACGCCTATCGGACATATCGGTTCGGTTGATCAACACTCTTTTTTACAGCTTATTATGCAGGGTCCAAGAGATAAAACAGTGACGTTTATAAAAGTTGATAATTTTGAAAAAGATATAAAAGTACCCGATATCACGCTGAAATTCATAGAAAAAACGGATTATATCAACGGTTACAGTTTTAACGAGCTTATAGACGGAGAGTGTGAAGCTACAAAAGAGAGCATAGTAAAAGAGGGCATTAATGTTGATGCAGTTACGCTGGATGTTTTAAATGAAAAAAATATCGGAAAACTCATTATGTATTATGAACTTCTTACTTCTCTGTGCGGGATTATGCTCGGTGTCAATACATATGATCAGCCCGGCGTTGAAATTGGAAAGCAGATTTTACTCAAAAAGTTTACAAAGAGCAGCTAATTGGTATTATTTCAGTCTGTTTGTAATGACTCCTTGAACAAATGCACCCAGAACAACGTAAAAACTCAGTACAATCGTAAAACTTATGCCGAAATAACTTATCATAAGCGGCAGCCATGGGAGTTTGATTGAACGTGCATATAAAAAGGCGACAAGCAGCCCGTCAAGTGCTCCTTTTTTGCGTAACTCTTGCAGCATCGGGTACCAGATGTAGCCCGGTCCATGACTTAAAATGCCGCCAAAAAGAGCGATAAACCAGCCTTTGACTCCGCTCTCTTTGCCTAAATGTTTTGCAATGCTTTTTTCATCTATGAAGGTATTGAGCAGTGCCATCAAAAAGAAAACAATGAGTAAAATCGGGGCTATCATCTTTAAAACATTTAAACTTGCCTTAAGGGATGCAAAAATTTTATCGGGATTATAAAAATAGAGAACAACATAGAGGAGTATTACAACTATAAGCATAATAATGCCGCTTCTGTTTTTTGGCTGTTTTTTCTTACTCACGCGAAAAATCCATGGAATAAATTTAAGGTATAAACGGTTACCCATGAAATTATAAGTGCAAAAATAATGCTTAAAATATTGCGAATTATCGCAAACCTCATACCAAATATGGAAAATTCCAAAGGAAGCTGTATAACACCTAGAGTTACAAAAGAGAGTATAAATGCCGTTACCGCATAAAAAGAGACACCCTCTTTGAGCAGTTCTCCTCCAATAATGTAACTCAAAAACGGCTGCCCGACTGAGACGGCACCGGCTACCGTTCCAATAACTGTGTCATGTATCACATGTGCATTAAAAAGGGAGTGAATTATTTGCGGTGTGATATATGTTTCAAAGAGCCCGACAAGACCTATGAC includes:
- a CDS encoding glucose-6-phosphate isomerase, with translation MIEFDNDFTWESDKSIDEMMQEAYQKILLEKENGVSGYFTLGEDSLEIMEDALAYAASNEFIKKSDTIVIIGIGGSSLGTKAIDSIFKHQNTDVKKMLFLENPDEIDLSEKLASIEKEKTLFIIVSKSGSTIETISIFKEIIERFSLDFADGDKSRVTTITDEDSVLHKFSKYYGIESFLIPSNVGGRFSVLSAVGVVPLAIAGYDMKSILEGASIMAERFFTKKENHILKKAVFLTKHKKETPMNVVFSYANCLEDFTKWYVQLWGESLGKIDKQGNHTGLTPIGHIGSVDQHSFLQLIMQGPRDKTVTFIKVDNFEKDIKVPDITLKFIEKTDYINGYSFNELIDGECEATKESIVKEGINVDAVTLDVLNEKNIGKLIMYYELLTSLCGIMLGVNTYDQPGVEIGKQILLKKFTKSS
- a CDS encoding permease, with the protein product MKSAIMQKIKTASINTLKNLWMITPMLLAVIGLVGLFETYITPQIIHSLFNAHVIHDTVIGTVAGAVSVGQPFLSYIIGGELLKEGVSFYAVTAFILSFVTLGVIQLPLEFSIFGMRFAIIRNILSIIFALIISWVTVYTLNLFHGFFA
- a CDS encoding permease, which codes for MSKKKQPKNRSGIIMLIVVILLYVVLYFYNPDKIFASLKASLNVLKMIAPILLIVFFLMALLNTFIDEKSIAKHLGKESGVKGWFIALFGGILSHGPGYIWYPMLQELRKKGALDGLLVAFLYARSIKLPWLPLMISYFGISFTIVLSFYVVLGAFVQGVITNRLK